One Comamonas endophytica DNA window includes the following coding sequences:
- a CDS encoding CTP synthase: MTKFVFVTGGVVSSLGKGIASASLAAILESRGLKVTLIKLDPYINVDPGTMSPFQHGEVFVTDDGAETDLDLGHYERFIETRMKKTNNFTTGRIYQSVLEKERRGDYLGKTVQVIPHVTNEIQDYIKRGAGLGTPDAVDVAICEIGGTVGDIESLPFLEAVRQLSLKLGPNNSAFVHLTYLPWIATAGELKTKPTQHTVQKLREIGIQPDALLCRAQHPVPAEEREKISLFTNVPEWGVISMWDVDTIYKVPRMLHEQGLDGLVCDKLRLNTPPTSLKRWDNLVHETEHPQGEVRIAMVGKYVDLSDSYKSVNEALRHAGMRNHVRVKIDHLDSETIEGHASEKLAQYDAILVPGGFGSRGVEGKICTARYARESKVPYLGICLGMQVATIEYARHVAGLDKANSTEFDPSTPHPVIALITEWKDEDGTIKTRNVNSDLGGTMRLGAQSSDVQPDTLAHSIYGPVVTERHRHRYEANVNYLDQLRDAGLVISAKTQREHLTEIVELPKEVHPWYIGVQFHPEFKSTPWNGHPLFNAFIKAALVHQQQRAGGDAAKA; encoded by the coding sequence ATGACCAAATTTGTCTTCGTCACCGGCGGTGTGGTGTCTTCCCTGGGCAAGGGAATCGCCTCCGCCTCCCTTGCTGCGATCCTCGAGTCGCGCGGCCTCAAAGTCACTCTGATCAAGCTCGATCCCTACATCAACGTGGATCCGGGCACCATGTCGCCGTTCCAGCATGGTGAAGTGTTCGTGACGGACGACGGCGCCGAAACCGATCTGGACCTGGGCCATTACGAGCGTTTCATCGAAACGCGCATGAAAAAGACCAACAACTTCACCACCGGGCGCATCTACCAGAGCGTGCTGGAGAAGGAACGCCGCGGCGACTACCTCGGCAAGACGGTGCAGGTCATCCCGCACGTCACCAACGAAATCCAGGATTACATCAAGCGCGGCGCAGGCCTGGGCACGCCCGACGCGGTCGACGTCGCGATCTGCGAGATCGGCGGCACCGTCGGCGACATCGAGTCGCTGCCCTTCCTCGAAGCCGTGCGCCAGCTGAGCCTCAAGCTGGGCCCGAACAATTCGGCCTTCGTGCACCTGACCTACCTGCCCTGGATCGCCACGGCCGGCGAGCTCAAGACCAAGCCCACCCAGCACACGGTGCAGAAGCTGCGCGAGATCGGCATCCAGCCCGACGCGCTGCTGTGCCGCGCCCAGCACCCCGTGCCCGCCGAGGAACGCGAGAAGATCTCGCTGTTCACCAACGTTCCCGAGTGGGGCGTCATCTCGATGTGGGACGTGGACACCATCTACAAGGTGCCGCGCATGCTGCACGAGCAAGGCCTCGACGGCCTGGTCTGCGACAAGCTGCGCCTGAACACGCCGCCCACCAGCCTCAAGCGCTGGGACAACCTGGTGCATGAAACCGAGCATCCCCAGGGCGAGGTGCGCATCGCCATGGTCGGCAAGTATGTGGACCTGTCCGACAGCTACAAGTCGGTCAACGAGGCCCTGCGCCACGCCGGCATGCGTAACCATGTGCGCGTCAAGATCGACCACCTCGACTCCGAGACCATCGAAGGCCACGCCAGCGAGAAGCTGGCGCAGTACGACGCCATCCTGGTGCCCGGCGGCTTCGGCTCGCGCGGCGTCGAGGGCAAGATCTGCACCGCGCGCTATGCCCGCGAGAGCAAGGTGCCCTATCTGGGCATCTGCCTGGGCATGCAGGTCGCAACCATCGAGTACGCACGCCACGTGGCCGGCCTCGACAAGGCCAACTCGACGGAATTCGACCCATCGACCCCCCATCCGGTCATCGCCCTGATCACCGAGTGGAAGGACGAGGACGGCACGATCAAGACGCGCAACGTGAACTCCGATCTGGGTGGCACCATGCGCCTGGGCGCGCAGAGCTCCGACGTGCAGCCCGACACGCTGGCGCACAGCATCTACGGCCCGGTCGTGACGGAGCGCCACCGCCACCGCTATGAAGCCAACGTTAATTACCTTGACCAGCTGCGCGATGCCGGCCTGGTGATCTCGGCGAAGACGCAGCGCGAGCACCTGACGGAGATCGTCGAGCTGCCCAAGGAAGTGCATCCCTGGTACATCGGCGTGCAGTTCCACCCCGAGTTCAAGTCGACGCCCTGGAACGGCCACCCGCTGTTCAACGCGTTCATCAAGGCGGCCCTGGTGCACCAGCAGCAGCGCGCCGGTGGCGACGCCGCCAAGGCCTGA
- the kdsA gene encoding 3-deoxy-8-phosphooctulonate synthase gives MKLCGFDIGLDQRFFLIAGPCVVESEQLQMDVAGQLKEITSGLGINFIFKSSFDKANRSSGSSFRGPGMEKGLEILAKVKKELNVPILTDVHTVEEVPYVAGIVDMLQTPAFLCRQTDFIRAVAQSGKPVNIKKGQFLAPHDMKHVIGKARAAAREAGLPEDSFTACERGASFGYNNLVSDMRSLAIMRETGAPVVFDATHSVQLPGGNGETSGGMREMVPVLSRAAVAVGVAGLFMETHPDPCNALSDGPNAVPLKHMRALLETLVALDDVTKRNGFLENQFGA, from the coding sequence ATGAAACTCTGCGGCTTCGATATCGGCCTCGACCAGCGCTTTTTCCTCATTGCCGGACCCTGCGTGGTCGAGTCCGAGCAGCTGCAGATGGACGTGGCCGGCCAGCTCAAGGAAATCACCTCGGGCCTGGGCATCAACTTCATCTTCAAGAGCAGCTTCGACAAGGCCAACCGCTCCTCGGGCTCGAGCTTTCGCGGCCCGGGCATGGAAAAGGGCCTGGAGATCCTGGCCAAGGTGAAGAAGGAACTGAACGTGCCGATCCTCACCGACGTGCACACCGTCGAGGAAGTGCCCTACGTGGCAGGCATCGTCGACATGCTCCAGACCCCGGCCTTCCTGTGCCGCCAGACGGACTTCATCCGCGCGGTGGCCCAGTCGGGCAAGCCGGTGAACATCAAGAAGGGCCAGTTCCTGGCGCCGCACGACATGAAGCATGTCATCGGCAAGGCGCGCGCCGCGGCCAGGGAAGCGGGCCTGCCCGAGGACTCGTTCACCGCCTGCGAGCGCGGCGCGAGCTTCGGCTACAACAACCTGGTCAGCGACATGCGCTCGCTGGCCATCATGCGCGAGACCGGCGCCCCGGTGGTGTTCGACGCCACGCACAGCGTGCAGCTGCCCGGCGGCAACGGCGAGACCAGTGGCGGCATGCGCGAGATGGTGCCGGTGCTGTCGCGCGCGGCCGTGGCCGTGGGCGTGGCGGGCCTGTTCATGGAGACCCACCCCGACCCGTGCAATGCGCTGTCCGACGGCCCCAACGCCGTGCCGCTCAAGCACATGCGCGCGCTGCTGGAAACGCTGGTTGCGCTCGACGACGTGACCAAGCGCAACGGTTTCCTCGAAAATCAGTTCGGAGCCTAG
- a CDS encoding DUF1330 domain-containing protein, with protein sequence MASGYIIASVDVTNPEQYAEYRKWSTEAMQAHGAEVCIRGGAVEVLEGDWNPGRVVVLKFPSFDAARAFYDSPQYLKAREAREGAAIMRMVCVEGV encoded by the coding sequence ATGGCGAGTGGCTACATCATTGCATCGGTCGACGTCACCAACCCCGAGCAGTATGCCGAGTACCGCAAGTGGAGCACCGAAGCCATGCAGGCCCATGGCGCCGAGGTCTGCATCCGCGGCGGCGCGGTGGAAGTGCTCGAGGGCGACTGGAATCCCGGCCGCGTCGTCGTGCTCAAGTTCCCCAGCTTCGATGCCGCCCGGGCCTTCTATGATTCGCCTCAATACCTGAAGGCGCGCGAGGCGCGCGAAGGCGCTGCCATCATGCGCATGGTCTGCGTCGAAGGCGTCTGA
- the eno gene encoding phosphopyruvate hydratase, with translation MSAIVDIVGREVLDSRGNPTVECDVLLESGVMGRAAVPSGASTGSREAIELRDGDKSRYLGKGVLKAVEHINTEISEAVLGLDASEQAFLDKTLIDLDGTDNKGRLGANAMLAVSMAVARAAAEEAGLPLYRYLGGMGGMQLPVPMMNVINGGAHANNSLDLQELMIIPVGAPSFREAIRWGAEVFHALKKIIHDKGMSTAVGDEGGFAPSVENHEAAIQLILDAIEAAGYQAGEQIALGLDCAASEFYKDGMYVLAGEGNMTLTATQWTDMLAGWCDKYPIISIEDGMAEGDWDGWKILTERLASRVQLVGDDLFVTNTKILKEGIDKKIANSILIKINQIGTLTETFAAIEMAKRAGYTAVISHRSGETEDSTIADIAVGTNAGQIKTGSLSRSDRMAKYNQLLRIEEDLGDIAFYPGREAFYNLR, from the coding sequence ATGAGTGCGATTGTTGACATCGTTGGACGCGAAGTGCTGGACAGCCGCGGCAACCCCACCGTCGAATGCGACGTGCTGCTGGAATCGGGTGTGATGGGCCGAGCGGCCGTGCCCTCGGGCGCGTCCACCGGCTCGCGCGAGGCCATCGAGCTGCGCGACGGCGACAAGAGCCGCTACCTGGGCAAGGGCGTGCTCAAGGCCGTCGAGCACATCAACACCGAAATTTCGGAAGCCGTGCTGGGCCTCGACGCATCGGAACAGGCCTTCCTGGACAAGACCCTGATCGACCTCGACGGCACCGACAACAAGGGCCGCCTGGGCGCCAACGCCATGCTGGCCGTGTCGATGGCCGTGGCCCGCGCCGCGGCCGAGGAAGCCGGCCTGCCGCTGTACCGCTACCTCGGCGGCATGGGCGGCATGCAGCTGCCGGTGCCGATGATGAACGTCATCAACGGCGGCGCGCACGCCAACAACTCGCTCGACCTGCAGGAGCTGATGATCATCCCCGTGGGCGCACCGAGCTTCCGCGAAGCCATCCGCTGGGGCGCCGAAGTGTTCCATGCGCTGAAGAAGATCATCCACGACAAGGGCATGAGCACGGCCGTGGGCGACGAAGGCGGTTTCGCGCCTTCCGTGGAGAACCACGAAGCCGCGATCCAGCTGATCCTCGACGCGATCGAAGCCGCGGGCTACCAGGCCGGCGAGCAGATCGCTCTGGGCCTGGACTGCGCCGCCAGCGAGTTCTACAAGGACGGCATGTACGTGCTGGCCGGCGAAGGCAACATGACGCTCACCGCCACGCAGTGGACCGACATGCTGGCCGGCTGGTGCGACAAGTACCCGATCATCTCCATCGAGGACGGCATGGCCGAAGGCGACTGGGACGGCTGGAAGATCCTGACGGAACGCCTGGCCTCCAGGGTGCAGCTGGTGGGCGACGACCTGTTCGTCACCAACACCAAGATCCTGAAGGAAGGCATCGACAAGAAGATCGCCAATTCCATCCTGATCAAGATCAACCAGATCGGCACGCTGACCGAGACCTTCGCCGCCATCGAGATGGCCAAGCGCGCGGGCTATACCGCCGTCATCTCGCACCGTTCGGGCGAGACCGAGGACTCGACCATTGCCGACATCGCGGTGGGCACCAACGCTGGCCAGATCAAGACCGGCTCGCTGTCGCGCTCGGACCGCATGGCCAAGTACAACCAGCTGCTGCGCATCGAGGAAGACCTGGGCGACATCGCCTTCTACCCCGGCCGCGAGGCGTTCTACAACCTGCGCTGA
- a CDS encoding septum formation initiator family protein, translating into MVNRIVPLVLLVLLGAVHAQLWLGHGSVAYVQELKQQIAEQNAANAVVRSANERLQVEVNDLKNGLEMVEAKARSELGMLKPNEIFVQVMHR; encoded by the coding sequence ATGGTCAATCGCATCGTTCCACTGGTTCTGCTGGTGCTGCTTGGCGCCGTGCATGCGCAGCTGTGGCTGGGCCACGGCAGCGTGGCCTACGTGCAGGAGCTCAAGCAGCAGATTGCCGAACAGAATGCCGCCAACGCCGTGGTGCGCAGCGCCAACGAACGGCTGCAGGTCGAGGTGAACGACCTCAAGAACGGCCTGGAAATGGTCGAGGCCAAGGCGCGCAGCGAGCTGGGCATGCTCAAGCCCAACGAGATCTTCGTGCAGGTCATGCACCGTTGA
- a CDS encoding Hsp33 family molecular chaperone HslO: MSELHKFLFEGLPVRGMIVRLTDAWTEILARRAGNSETGAYAPPVQALLGEMAAAGVLMQSNIKFNGALVMQVFGDGPVKLAVTEVQPDLSLRATATVRSGQPVADNANLADLLNVAGGARCAITLDPKDRQPGQQPYQGVVPLEDAQGRRFERLSEALQFYMLQSEQLDTVLVLAANDQVAAGLLVQRMPVKGEANLAAATESAESGSDQIGVNEEYNRIATLASSLTREELLTLDVDTILRRLFWEEKLVRFEPQVGDSAPRFACSCSRERVSGMLRTLGLDEIESIVQERGQIEVGCEYCGQQYRFDPIDAAQLFTEAGKQPPSSGMVQ; encoded by the coding sequence GTGTCTGAACTCCATAAATTCCTCTTCGAAGGCCTGCCGGTGCGCGGCATGATCGTGCGCCTGACCGATGCCTGGACCGAAATACTCGCGCGCCGCGCCGGCAACAGCGAAACCGGTGCCTATGCGCCACCCGTGCAGGCGCTGCTGGGCGAGATGGCGGCGGCCGGCGTGCTGATGCAGTCGAACATCAAGTTCAATGGGGCGCTGGTCATGCAGGTGTTCGGCGACGGCCCGGTCAAGCTGGCCGTCACCGAGGTCCAGCCCGACCTGAGCTTGCGCGCCACCGCCACGGTGCGCAGCGGGCAGCCGGTGGCCGACAACGCGAACCTGGCCGACCTGCTCAACGTCGCCGGCGGCGCGCGCTGCGCGATCACGCTCGACCCCAAGGACCGCCAGCCCGGCCAGCAACCCTACCAGGGCGTGGTGCCGCTGGAGGACGCGCAGGGCCGGCGCTTCGAGCGCCTGTCCGAGGCGCTGCAGTTCTACATGCTGCAGTCCGAGCAGCTGGACACGGTGCTGGTGCTGGCCGCCAACGACCAGGTGGCCGCGGGCCTGCTGGTGCAGCGCATGCCGGTCAAGGGCGAGGCCAACCTCGCTGCCGCCACGGAAAGCGCCGAGTCCGGCAGCGACCAGATCGGCGTGAACGAGGAATATAACCGCATCGCCACGCTGGCTTCCAGCCTCACGCGCGAGGAACTGCTGACGCTCGACGTCGACACCATCCTGCGCCGGCTGTTCTGGGAGGAGAAGCTGGTGCGCTTCGAGCCCCAGGTGGGCGACAGCGCGCCGCGCTTCGCCTGCAGCTGCAGCCGCGAACGCGTCTCGGGCATGCTGCGCACGCTGGGCCTGGACGAGATCGAGAGCATCGTGCAGGAGCGCGGGCAGATCGAGGTCGGCTGCGAGTATTGCGGGCAGCAGTACCGGTTCGACCCGATCGATGCGGCGCAGCTGTTCACCGAGGCGGGAAAGCAGCCGCCGAGCTCGGGGATGGTGCAGTAA
- a CDS encoding gamma carbonic anhydrase family protein yields the protein MAIYELEGRAPQLAASAWVADSAQVMGDVTLGEDVSVWFGSVLRGDTESLRVGAGSNIQDGSVLHADPGQPLVVGERVTVGHQVMLHGCTIGDESLIGIGAVVLNGAKIGRNCLVGAGALVTEGKEFPDGSMIIGSPAKAVRQLTPEQIEGLRQNARHYIDNARRYKGGLRKLG from the coding sequence ATGGCGATTTATGAACTCGAGGGCCGCGCGCCGCAGCTGGCCGCATCCGCCTGGGTGGCCGACAGCGCCCAGGTGATGGGCGATGTGACGCTGGGCGAGGACGTGAGCGTCTGGTTCGGCAGCGTGCTGCGCGGCGACACCGAGAGCCTGCGGGTGGGCGCGGGCAGCAACATCCAGGACGGCAGCGTGCTGCATGCCGACCCGGGCCAGCCGCTGGTCGTGGGCGAGCGCGTCACGGTGGGCCACCAGGTCATGCTGCATGGCTGCACCATCGGCGACGAGTCGCTGATCGGCATCGGGGCGGTGGTGCTCAACGGCGCGAAGATCGGCCGCAACTGCCTGGTCGGGGCCGGCGCGCTGGTCACCGAGGGCAAGGAATTCCCCGACGGCTCGATGATCATCGGCAGCCCCGCCAAGGCGGTGCGCCAGCTGACCCCCGAGCAGATCGAAGGGCTGCGCCAGAATGCGCGGCATTACATTGACAACGCGCGCCGCTACAAGGGCGGCTTGCGCAAGCTCGGCTGA
- a CDS encoding ferritin-like domain-containing protein — protein MELRRRALEALCLADPERKALQTLHMHSRQDFSIDPAAELAAPAGILLPGHPERPELRPHTEMARRSPATPLGRAVLIHAIAHIEFNAINLALDAIWRFPRMPEAFYRDWLQVAAEEAKHFQLLRAHLRSQGHDYGDFPAHQGQWTMCEKTQGDIVARMALVPRTMEARGLDATPQIQAKLRQVGTGDALAAVEILDVILREEVGHVAIGNHWYRWLCARDGLDPETHYAELTRRYAAPRMRPPFNTQARRAAGFSESELRWLEQS, from the coding sequence ATGGAGTTACGCCGCCGCGCCCTTGAGGCCTTATGCCTTGCCGATCCTGAACGCAAAGCCCTGCAGACATTGCATATGCATTCCCGGCAGGATTTTTCAATAGACCCCGCTGCGGAACTTGCAGCGCCTGCCGGCATCCTGCTGCCCGGGCACCCCGAGCGCCCCGAGCTGCGCCCGCACACCGAGATGGCGCGGCGTTCGCCGGCCACGCCGCTGGGGCGTGCGGTGCTGATCCATGCGATCGCGCACATCGAATTCAACGCCATCAACCTGGCGCTGGATGCCATCTGGCGCTTCCCGCGCATGCCCGAAGCCTTCTACCGCGACTGGCTGCAGGTGGCGGCCGAGGAGGCAAAGCACTTCCAGCTGCTGCGCGCGCACCTGCGCAGCCAGGGTCACGACTACGGCGATTTTCCCGCGCACCAGGGCCAGTGGACGATGTGCGAGAAGACCCAGGGCGACATCGTGGCACGCATGGCGCTGGTGCCGCGCACCATGGAGGCGCGCGGGCTCGACGCCACGCCGCAGATCCAGGCCAAGCTGCGCCAGGTCGGCACCGGCGATGCGCTGGCCGCCGTGGAAATCCTCGATGTGATCCTGCGCGAGGAGGTCGGCCATGTGGCGATCGGCAACCACTGGTACCGCTGGCTCTGCGCGCGCGACGGCCTCGACCCGGAGACCCATTACGCCGAACTCACGCGCCGCTACGCGGCCCCGCGCATGCGCCCGCCCTTCAACACGCAAGCCCGGCGCGCAGCAGGCTTCAGCGAGAGCGAGTTGCGCTGGCTGGAACAAAGCTGA
- a CDS encoding EAL and HDOD domain-containing protein, which produces MIPPTTVLAPAPPLIARQPIVDHRQQVIGYELFNRSRTATPNPAASDVLLVFTALSHVGAEEIVGTKLLFVNCSHESLAGGHLDLLNPAQMVLEIPPLGHAAQDEVTARLPILAQLRAQGFRLAFGHSVLDGAYAPWLQLADYIKLDMSALAAERLGVLVPYARRLSSAQLIAAKVETPQQHESAARYGMQLFQGSLFARPAEVHTQLLAPAQAHIIELINLLRQQAGTEAIEQVLKKDAGLAFNLMRMINSAGMGLRRPVNSFREAVMILGLRRLFRWAALLFTATRDGGPPSSVCQKAVVRARLMELLALEAGMDADQADHAFVTGLFSLLDAMLPMPLAPALALVGVPEAVSSALLQGEGPLAMLLTLATACESSDDAAFDHAARSLALGSTQINGAHLQALAWADHLADSL; this is translated from the coding sequence ATGATCCCACCAACCACCGTTCTTGCCCCTGCGCCGCCGCTGATTGCCCGCCAGCCCATCGTCGACCACAGGCAGCAGGTCATCGGGTATGAGCTGTTCAACCGCTCACGCACTGCCACGCCGAACCCTGCGGCCTCCGACGTGCTGCTGGTGTTCACCGCGCTGTCGCATGTAGGCGCCGAGGAGATCGTCGGCACCAAGCTGCTGTTCGTCAACTGCAGCCATGAAAGCCTGGCCGGAGGCCACCTCGACCTGCTCAACCCGGCGCAGATGGTGCTGGAGATACCGCCCCTCGGGCATGCCGCCCAGGATGAGGTCACTGCCCGCCTGCCGATCCTGGCGCAGCTGCGCGCCCAGGGCTTTCGCCTGGCGTTCGGCCACAGCGTGCTGGACGGCGCCTATGCGCCCTGGCTGCAGCTGGCCGACTACATCAAGCTGGACATGTCGGCACTGGCTGCCGAGCGGCTGGGGGTGCTGGTCCCGTACGCACGCCGCCTCTCTTCGGCGCAGCTGATCGCCGCAAAGGTCGAAACCCCGCAGCAGCACGAGAGCGCGGCCCGGTATGGCATGCAGCTGTTCCAGGGTTCCCTGTTTGCGCGCCCGGCCGAAGTCCACACGCAGCTGCTGGCGCCTGCGCAGGCGCACATCATCGAGCTGATCAACCTGCTGCGCCAGCAGGCGGGCACCGAGGCCATCGAACAGGTGTTGAAGAAGGATGCAGGACTGGCATTCAACCTGATGCGGATGATCAATTCGGCGGGCATGGGCCTGCGCCGTCCGGTCAATTCCTTTCGCGAGGCCGTGATGATCCTCGGCCTGCGCAGGCTGTTTCGCTGGGCCGCGCTGCTGTTCACGGCCACGCGCGATGGCGGCCCGCCCTCGTCCGTGTGCCAGAAGGCCGTGGTGCGCGCCAGGCTCATGGAGCTGCTGGCGCTCGAAGCGGGGATGGATGCGGACCAGGCCGACCACGCATTCGTGACCGGTCTGTTCTCCCTGCTCGACGCCATGCTGCCCATGCCGCTGGCGCCGGCCCTGGCGCTGGTGGGCGTGCCCGAAGCGGTCTCCAGTGCGCTGCTGCAGGGAGAAGGCCCGCTGGCCATGCTGCTCACGCTGGCCACCGCCTGCGAGTCCAGCGACGATGCCGCCTTCGACCATGCCGCGCGCAGCCTGGCGCTTGGCAGCACGCAGATCAATGGCGCACACCTGCAGGCACTGGCCTGGGCCGACCATCTCGCGGATTCGCTGTAA
- a CDS encoding EAL and HDOD domain-containing protein — translation MSLTAAAASASPTLPQGIDADHLAVIARQAIVNDKREVFGYELFDRSTARDAHTAASDAALLFNALSYAGAEALVGQKTVFINCTQESLAGGHLELIHPDKVVLEVATLEEGATQADIESRLQIFQGLRERGFRLAFDQHVLRRAYASWLPMAAFIKLDLQTFALKDAGVLVKFARTHTNARIVAEKVETAEQFEHMRELGVHYFQGFWFAKPDLVRAQTIRPSQATVLQLINLVRHQASTADIEELLKKDPTLSFNLLRFINSSGFGLSCEITSFRHAVMILGLKKLFRWAALLMTTSRAGGSPPAVGQTAVVRGRLMELLAAELLPPEEADNAFVVGVFSLLDVMLGVPLAKAVETVALPQPVVDALLHGKGVFAPFLELTKACESGDDDAFARNANALHLTNHQVNWAHLQALAWAESLSEV, via the coding sequence ATGAGTCTCACAGCCGCTGCCGCTTCTGCCTCCCCCACCTTGCCCCAAGGCATCGATGCCGACCATCTGGCCGTCATTGCCCGTCAAGCCATCGTGAACGACAAGAGGGAGGTCTTCGGGTATGAGCTATTCGACCGCTCGACCGCGCGCGACGCCCACACTGCCGCCAGCGACGCGGCGCTGCTGTTCAATGCGCTGTCCTATGCGGGCGCCGAAGCGCTGGTCGGGCAGAAAACGGTGTTCATCAACTGCACCCAGGAAAGCCTGGCGGGCGGGCACCTCGAGCTGATCCACCCCGACAAGGTGGTGCTGGAAGTGGCGACGCTGGAGGAAGGTGCCACCCAGGCCGACATCGAGTCGCGGCTGCAGATCTTCCAGGGGCTGCGCGAGCGCGGCTTCCGGCTGGCCTTCGACCAGCATGTGCTGCGCCGCGCCTATGCCAGCTGGCTGCCGATGGCCGCGTTCATCAAGCTGGACCTGCAGACCTTCGCCCTCAAGGATGCGGGGGTGCTGGTGAAGTTCGCGCGCACCCATACCAACGCCCGCATCGTGGCCGAAAAGGTCGAGACCGCCGAGCAGTTCGAGCACATGCGCGAGCTGGGCGTGCATTATTTCCAGGGCTTCTGGTTCGCCAAGCCCGACCTGGTGCGCGCCCAGACCATCCGGCCCTCGCAGGCCACCGTCCTGCAGCTCATCAACCTGGTGCGCCACCAGGCCAGCACCGCCGACATCGAGGAGCTGCTGAAGAAGGACCCGACGCTGTCCTTCAACCTGCTGCGCTTCATCAACTCCTCGGGTTTCGGGCTGTCCTGCGAGATCACCTCGTTCCGCCATGCGGTGATGATCCTGGGACTGAAGAAGCTGTTCCGCTGGGCCGCGCTGCTCATGACCACCTCGCGTGCCGGCGGCTCGCCACCGGCGGTGGGCCAGACCGCCGTGGTGCGCGGGCGGCTGATGGAGCTGCTGGCGGCCGAGCTGCTGCCGCCCGAGGAAGCCGACAATGCCTTCGTGGTCGGCGTATTCTCGCTGCTGGACGTGATGCTGGGCGTGCCGCTGGCCAAGGCCGTGGAAACCGTGGCGCTGCCCCAGCCCGTGGTCGACGCGCTGCTGCACGGCAAAGGCGTGTTCGCCCCGTTCCTGGAACTGACCAAGGCCTGCGAGAGCGGCGACGACGATGCCTTCGCGCGCAACGCCAACGCCCTGCACCTGACCAATCACCAGGTGAACTGGGCGCACCTGCAGGCGCTGGCGTGGGCTGAAAGCCTGAGCGAAGTCTGA
- a CDS encoding Bug family tripartite tricarboxylate transporter substrate binding protein, with translation MTNSLRRSWLVAGALAALPMFSWAQSWPARPIRVVVSYPAGGVSDVVARALGDKLTAQLGQPIIVENKAGAGGAIGLDQVAKSQPDGYTLGFSSISPLALSPHLGKLPFDPAKDLMPVASVMYSPVLLLGTKRSTAKDFGQLIAQARQEPGSVRWATAGLASLGHIMLEQIAYSAKAEITHIPYKGGGQQLNDGLSAQFEVLSTNAGPAVLQHIKSGSFHPLAVGAPKRLASLPNVPTLGELGYAPANLSSLFGIFAPAGTPAAIVGRLNAEINKALAQPDLQAKLAATDNVATGGKAADFARQIAEESQGNARIIRAANIKLD, from the coding sequence ATGACAAATTCTTTGCGCCGTAGCTGGCTGGTTGCCGGTGCGCTGGCCGCGCTGCCGATGTTCTCCTGGGCCCAGTCCTGGCCCGCGCGCCCCATCCGCGTGGTGGTGTCCTATCCCGCGGGCGGGGTGAGCGACGTGGTCGCGCGCGCGCTGGGCGACAAGCTCACGGCGCAGCTGGGCCAGCCGATCATCGTGGAAAACAAGGCCGGCGCCGGCGGCGCCATCGGCCTCGACCAGGTCGCCAAGTCCCAGCCCGATGGCTATACGCTCGGCTTCTCCTCCATCAGCCCGCTGGCGCTGAGCCCGCACCTGGGCAAGCTGCCCTTCGATCCGGCCAAGGATCTGATGCCCGTGGCCAGCGTGATGTATTCGCCGGTGCTGCTGCTGGGCACCAAGCGCAGCACGGCCAAGGATTTCGGCCAGCTGATCGCCCAGGCCAGGCAGGAGCCGGGCAGCGTGCGCTGGGCCACCGCCGGCCTGGCATCGCTGGGCCACATCATGCTCGAGCAGATCGCCTATTCGGCCAAGGCCGAGATCACGCACATCCCGTACAAGGGCGGCGGCCAACAGCTCAATGACGGCCTGAGCGCGCAGTTCGAGGTGCTCTCCACCAACGCCGGCCCGGCCGTGCTGCAGCACATCAAGAGCGGCTCCTTCCACCCGCTGGCGGTGGGCGCGCCCAAGCGCCTGGCCTCGCTGCCCAACGTGCCCACGCTGGGCGAGCTGGGCTACGCACCGGCCAACCTGTCGTCGCTGTTCGGCATCTTCGCGCCGGCCGGCACGCCCGCGGCCATCGTCGGGCGGCTCAACGCCGAGATCAACAAGGCCCTGGCCCAGCCCGACCTGCAGGCAAAGCTGGCCGCCACGGACAATGTGGCCACCGGCGGCAAGGCAGCCGACTTCGCGCGCCAGATCGCCGAGGAGTCGCAGGGCAATGCGCGCATCATCCGCGCGGCGAATATCAAGCTGGATTGA